A genomic stretch from Ooceraea biroi isolate clonal line C1 chromosome 3, Obir_v5.4, whole genome shotgun sequence includes:
- the LOC105277123 gene encoding uncharacterized protein LOC105277123 — MWTIKQGYWYRLLLAATILSGHVNAEKQKRQIFREQVLPALGGKIPEEAFRTDRLALNRLNKEGITVPDGVILDARHIHKHPHPDQRVPEVVKVYLSSDGRYVSPEGRAYYNPSKTVDTTYVIRRPFTHTNYRTSNNFENIKFQNYPKPQAYSNYRFLPIAPSVKPSVYKPVITPLTLPADSDLFDLPTWDTEYDWDAVYEPYDEFFVNNIALFNSHQIITDYQAFLNEFYGRSLRHSDRNQQYRQDRKYQESKLSTAYQKVRSHIANSHNSDSAYTSLTSIPKTSFSCRGRKGVFADVETKCQVFHDCSDWSKVSSLCPPGTAFCEANKRCEWFDTVRCNLTVETGPVSFIFKLSAVMRRSCCVLPVLLLAIMLAAPSSTIQVQERLPVDDYYDEYQNFQPVVGFRQPIVVKEEPKKEQDFSKIPGIPGVDYPIYHTVPPTSFSCAHVPVVPGMYANVETGCQGYHICHDGREGHQGASFLCTNGTLFNQHEFACDWWYNVNCADAPSLYRLNADPLKNPYVPKETKDAIRERLKIVVI; from the exons ATGTGGACCATCAAACAAGGATATTGGTATCGATTATTGTTGGCAGCCACGATCTTATCGGGGCACGTTAATGCAGAAAAG CAAAAACGGCAGATCTTTCGAGAACAAGTGTTACCAGCATTGGGTGGTAAGATTCCGGAAGAAGCTTTCCGAACGGATCGCTTGGCGTTGAATCGATTGAACAAGGAAGGTATCACTGTCCCGGATGGTGTCATCTTGGATGCTCGGCACATACACAAGCATCCTCATCCCGATCAAAGGGTGCCAGAAGTAGTAAAA GTCTATCTATCGTCGGATGGTCGATACGTATCGCCGGAAGGTCGAGCATATTACAATCCATCAAAAACCGTCGATACAACTTACGTTATACGAAGGCCGTTTACGCACACAAACTATAGAACGTCgaataatttcgaaaatattaaattccaaAATTATCCTAAGCCACAAGCCTACTCCAATTACAGATTCTTGCCAATCGCACCATCCGTCAAGCCGAGCGTTTACAAACCCGTCATAACGCCTTTAACGCTTCCGGCTGACAGCGATCTGTTCGATTTACCAACCTGGGACACGGAATACGATTGGGACGCTGTATACGAACCGTACGATGAATTCTTCGTCAATAATATCGCACTGTTCAATTCGCATCAG ATCATCACGGATTATCAAGCGTTCCTCAACGAGTTCTATGGCCGATCGCTGAGACACAGTGACAGGAATCAACAGTATCGCCAAGATCGAAAGTATCAGGAATCGAAATTATCAACGGCTTATCAAAAAGTCAGGTCACACATCGCCAATTCTCACAATTCCGATTCTGCCTATACGAGTCTCACGTCTATCCCGAAAACCAGTTTTTCCTGCCGCGGAAGGAAGGGAGTGTTTGCCGACGTCGAAACCAAATGTCAA GTGTTTCACGATTGCTCAGATTGGTCGAAGGTATCTTCCCTGTGTCCACCAGGAACTGCGTTTTGCGAAGCAAATAAGCGCTGCGAATGGTTCGATACGGTACGATGCaa TCTCACAGTGGAAACTGGTCCAGtttcgttcatattcaaacTCAGTGCGGTCATGCGGAGAAGTTGCTGCGTCCTCCCTGTACTATTGCTCGCTATTATGCTGGCAGCGCCTTCTTCTACCATCCAGGTCCAG GAACGGCTGCCGGTGGATGATTATTACGATGAATATCAAAATTTCCAACCGGTAGTGGGATTTCGTCAACCCATCGTCGTGAAAGAAGAGCCCAAGAAAGAGCAGGACTTTAGCAAGATCCCTGGAATTCCCGGGGTAGATTATCCCATTTATCATACAGTGCCGCCAACGAGTTTTTCCTGCGCACATGTCCCGGTCGTACCAGGAATGTATGCAAACGTAGAAACGGGTTGTCAG gGATATCACATTTGTCACGACGGACGAGAAGGACATCAGGGAGCCTCCTTCTTATGTACTAATGGAACACTTTTTAACCAGCACGAATTTGCATGCGATTGGTGGTATAATGTTAATTGCGCCGATGCTCCATCCCTTTACAG GCTAAACGCggatccattaaaaaatccATACGTACCAAAGGAGACAAAGGATGCGATACGAGAAAGACTAAAGATTGTcgtaatttaa